In Triticum aestivum cultivar Chinese Spring chromosome 5B, IWGSC CS RefSeq v2.1, whole genome shotgun sequence, the following proteins share a genomic window:
- the LOC123113832 gene encoding protochlorophyllide-dependent translocon component 52, chloroplastic, giving the protein MDPLSLLVPRARPSLPLPLRAAAPAISSARAAAPAPRRWRQRARLSSPVSAVAAEAPSAPSPFGGEEKEKEKEEGQFEWLDQWYPLAPVCDLDPGAPHGKTVLGLRVVAWYDRAVDEWRVFDDACPHRLAPLSEGRIDDKGRLQCVYHGWCFDGRGSCQFIPQAPALGPPVHKNSKACVASYPSVVQNNILWFYPRADEEHQDILQRKRPPFIPEIDDPSFVTVYGVRDLPYGYDVLVENLMDPAHVPYAHKGLMGKLRKKEDPGRVEFDVEGGGPVKMKIEEANIAGFLSEQDNSGYFRYVAPCTFYGSPLPKEEKGEEKKKPPPQFMLVFMCVPVSPGKSRVIWAFPRNVGVWLDKVIPRWYYHIGQNAILDSDIYLLHIEERNFAAAGVENWQKAVYVPTSSDNMVIAFRNWFRKHCKSQVGWAAPTIGQLPETPTKDKLMERYWSHVAQCRSCSAALKTMKALEVALQVASVAVVGFLAVAKGTLVTSVVQRAAVVSLAVLCFAASRWLASFIEKNFYFQDYVHAYK; this is encoded by the exons ATggatcccctctccctcctcgtccccCGCGCGCGCCCTtcgctcccgctcccgctccgcgccgccgccccggccatcagCAGCGCCAGAGCGGCGGCACCGGCCCCGCGACGGTGGCGGCAGCGCGCGCGGCTGTCGTCGCCGGTGTCGGCCGTGGCGGCGGAGGCGCCCTCGGCGCCGTCGCCGTTCGGTggcgaggagaaggagaaggagaaggaggaggggcagTTCGAGTGGCTGGACCAGTGGTACCCGCTGGCCCCGGTGTGCGACCTGGACCCCGGCGCGCCGCACGGCAAGACGGTGCTGGGCCTCCGCGTGGTGGCCTGGTACGACCGCGCCGTCGACGAGTGGCGCGTGTTCGACGACGCCTGCCCGCACCGCCTGGCGCCGCTCTCCGAGGGCCGCATCGACGACAAGGGCCGCCTCCAGTGCGTCTACCACGGCTGGTGCTTCGACGGCCGCGGCTCCTGCCAGTTCATCCCCCAGGCCCCCGCCCTCGGCCCCCCT GTGCACAAGAACAGCAAGGCGTGCGTGGCGTCGTACCCGAGCGTGGTGCAGAACAACATCCTGTGGTTCTACCCGAGGGCCGACGAGGAGCACCAGGACATTCTGCAGAGGAAGCGCCCGCCATTCATCCCGGAGATCGACGACCCCTCCTTCGTCACCGTCTACGGCGTCAGGGACCTCCCCTACGG GTACGATGTGTTGGTGGAGAACCTCATGGACCCTGCACACGTCCCCTACGCGCACAAGGGGCTGATGGGCAAGCTTCGCAAGAAGGAAGACCCCGGAAG AGTTGAGTTCGACGTCGAAGGCGGCGGGCCAGTGAAGATGAAGATAGAGGAGGCGAATATCGCCGGCTTCCTGTCGGAGCAGGACAATAGCGGCTACTTCCGGTATGTCGCGCCATGCACCTTCTACGGCTCGCCCCTCCCCAAAGAGGAAAAGGGAGAG GAGAAGAAGAAGCCGCCGCCTCAGTTCATGCTGGTGTTCATGTGCGTCCCGGTGTCTCCAGGGAAAAGCAGGGTGATCTGGGCGTTCCCGAGGAACGTCGGCGTCTGGCTCGACAAGGTCATACCGCGGTGGTACTACCACATCGGCCAGAACGCCATCCTGGACTCAGACATCTACCTCCTCCATATCGAG GAGCGCAACTTCGCCGCGGCGGGCGTCGAAAACTGGCAGAAAGCCGTGTATGTGCCGACGTCATCGGACAACATGGTGATCGCCTTCAGGAACTGGTTCAGAAAGCACTGCAAGAGTCAGGTCGGCTGGGCCGCCCCAACAATCGGCCAGCTACCAGAGACTCCAACCAAAGACAAGCTCATGGAGAG GTACTGGTCGCACGTTGCGCAGTGCAGGAGCTGCAGCGCCgcgctgaagaccatgaaggcgcTGGAGGTCGCCCTGCAGGTCGCTTCGGTGGCGGTCGTCGGGTTCCTCGCCGTCGCCAAGGGGACGCTGGTGACGTCGGTCGTGCAGAGAGCCGCCGTCGTGTCCTTGGCCGTGCTGTGCTTCGCCGCGTCCCGCTGGCTCGCGAGCTTCATCGAGAAGAACTTCTATTTCCAGGATTACGTCCATGCCTACAAGTGA
- the LOC123113833 gene encoding elongation factor P isoform X1 has translation MQILRRNLLEASRRLSFLLHSPPPAAHAHAHAVATLSAARRDPSAGSLAATPWAATQRRGAKMLGSDVKLGNVIQRRGRIYQVIKSHHSHQGRGGATIQVELRDVDTGNKIVERFRTDEALERVFVEDKPFTYLYQEGDNVALMEPNTFEQLEVSKELFGKNAAYLKDEMKVTLQFFDGRALSGSVPPRVTCTVVEAQPNAKGLTATPQYKRVLLDNGLTVLAPPFVEVGENIVVSTVDDSYMTRA, from the exons ATGCAGATCCTCCGGCGGAACCTTCTCGAAGCTTCCCgccgcctctccttcctcctccactcTCCACCTCCCGCCGCCCACGCACACGCCCATGCCGTCGCCACCCTCTCCGCCGCCCGGCGGGACCCGTCCGCGGGCTCCCTCgccgccacgccgtgggccgccaCGCAGCGCCGCGGCGCGAAGATGCTCGGCTCCGAC GTCAAACTTGGAAATGTGATACAGAGAAGAG GCCGCATTTATCAG GTGATAAAATCGCATCATTCACATCAAGGAAGAGGAGGAGCCACAATACAG GTGGAACTGAGGGATGTTGACACTGGTAACAAAATAGTTGAAAGATTTCGTACTGACGAGGCTCTTGAGA GAGTTTTTGTTGAGGATAAGCCTTTCACATATCTGTATCAGGAAGGAGACAATGTGGCACTTATGGA GCCTAACACGTTTGAGCAACTCGAGGTTTCGAAGGAACTGTTTGGCAAAAACGCTGCATATCTGAAAG ATGAGATGAAGGTAACTCTACAATTCTTTGATGGCCGAGCGTTGTCTGGCTCAGTGCCTCCTCGTGTGACTTGCACTGTTGTTGAAGCACAGCCTAATGCAAAAGGCCTAACTGCTACACCTCA ATATAAGAGGGTCTTGCTGGATAATGGCCTTACAGTGCTT GCCCCGCCTTTTGTTGAAGTGGGTGAGAACATCGTTGTTAGTACTGTGGATGATTCATATATGACTAG GGCCTAA
- the LOC123113833 gene encoding elongation factor P isoform X2 — translation MQILRRNLLEASRRLSFLLHSPPPAAHAHAHAVATLSAARRDPSAGSLAATPWAATQRRGAKMLGSDVKLGNVIQRRGRIYQVIKSHHSHQGRGGATIQVELRDVDTGNKIVERFRTDEALERVFVEDKPFTYLYQEGDNVALMEPNTFEQLEVSKELFGKNAAYLKDEMKVTLQFFDGRALSGSVPPRVTCTVVEAQPNAKGLTATPQYKRVLLDNGLTVLAPPFVEVGENIVVSTVDDSYMTR, via the exons ATGCAGATCCTCCGGCGGAACCTTCTCGAAGCTTCCCgccgcctctccttcctcctccactcTCCACCTCCCGCCGCCCACGCACACGCCCATGCCGTCGCCACCCTCTCCGCCGCCCGGCGGGACCCGTCCGCGGGCTCCCTCgccgccacgccgtgggccgccaCGCAGCGCCGCGGCGCGAAGATGCTCGGCTCCGAC GTCAAACTTGGAAATGTGATACAGAGAAGAG GCCGCATTTATCAG GTGATAAAATCGCATCATTCACATCAAGGAAGAGGAGGAGCCACAATACAG GTGGAACTGAGGGATGTTGACACTGGTAACAAAATAGTTGAAAGATTTCGTACTGACGAGGCTCTTGAGA GAGTTTTTGTTGAGGATAAGCCTTTCACATATCTGTATCAGGAAGGAGACAATGTGGCACTTATGGA GCCTAACACGTTTGAGCAACTCGAGGTTTCGAAGGAACTGTTTGGCAAAAACGCTGCATATCTGAAAG ATGAGATGAAGGTAACTCTACAATTCTTTGATGGCCGAGCGTTGTCTGGCTCAGTGCCTCCTCGTGTGACTTGCACTGTTGTTGAAGCACAGCCTAATGCAAAAGGCCTAACTGCTACACCTCA ATATAAGAGGGTCTTGCTGGATAATGGCCTTACAGTGCTT GCCCCGCCTTTTGTTGAAGTGGGTGAGAACATCGTTGTTAGTACTGTGGATGATTCATATATGACTAGGTAA